One Planctomycetia bacterium genomic window carries:
- a CDS encoding KamA family radical SAM protein: MNEIEARRGLPSRPAALVAFDEEEPPSRPRRHPYWNNIPDEKWNDWRWQSQNAIKTTKQLTELLTFSADELTSLLKLESEFKTAIPPYYFSLIDPGDPYDPIRLQSCPSAMELENPSGFELEDPLEEDKDMPVPGLTHRYPDRCLIAITGVCTMYCRFCTRKRKTLTRGGWESVTADDQRMIDYIAQHTEIRDVIVSGGDPLTLNTGKLQFFLDSLRDIRHVDVIRIGTRVPVTLPQRLFDQKLIDLLGSNGKVWIQTHFNHPREVTPESARACLSLLKAGCPVNNHSVLMKGVNDSVEVMRALMRAVLRIKLRPYYIFHCDPVIGAGHFRTSVWKGLEIMEGLRGHMSGLGVPTYVVDSPHGGGKIPLMPNYLVSASNDSVILRNYEGMLVRYQAEDKPAEENVKTRTRGVSKLLQGDQTFLIPEGSERMARRRKIALEQVAEQMSCSDSDLEPSDAMMGSIPALPISSHDEGSDFDSSDLEPVVDGPMKVKVY, translated from the coding sequence ATGAACGAGATCGAAGCGCGTCGAGGCTTGCCCTCGCGACCTGCCGCGTTGGTCGCATTTGATGAAGAGGAACCTCCAAGTCGTCCGCGACGACACCCTTACTGGAACAACATCCCCGACGAAAAGTGGAATGACTGGCGCTGGCAATCTCAAAATGCCATCAAGACCACCAAACAGCTAACCGAGTTACTGACTTTCTCGGCCGATGAACTCACCTCTCTGCTCAAACTCGAATCCGAGTTCAAGACCGCCATCCCACCCTACTATTTCTCGCTGATTGATCCGGGTGATCCGTATGATCCGATCCGGCTGCAATCTTGCCCCTCTGCCATGGAACTGGAGAATCCTTCAGGCTTCGAGCTGGAAGATCCCCTCGAAGAAGACAAGGATATGCCCGTTCCTGGGCTGACCCACCGGTACCCTGATCGTTGCCTGATCGCCATCACAGGTGTCTGCACGATGTATTGCCGGTTCTGCACCCGTAAACGCAAGACGTTGACAAGGGGCGGCTGGGAATCGGTCACCGCTGATGATCAGCGTATGATCGATTATATTGCCCAGCATACTGAAATCCGGGATGTCATCGTTTCTGGTGGCGATCCGCTGACTCTCAACACCGGCAAGCTGCAGTTCTTCCTGGATTCGCTCCGGGATATTCGGCACGTCGATGTGATTCGCATTGGAACCCGTGTGCCAGTAACGCTGCCCCAGCGACTGTTCGATCAGAAACTGATCGACCTGCTCGGCAGCAATGGCAAAGTCTGGATTCAGACACATTTCAACCATCCACGCGAAGTCACACCCGAATCGGCCCGTGCTTGCCTGTCACTTCTCAAGGCTGGCTGCCCGGTAAATAATCACAGCGTCTTGATGAAGGGGGTCAATGACTCCGTCGAGGTGATGCGTGCCTTGATGCGGGCAGTGCTCCGTATCAAACTTCGCCCCTATTACATCTTCCATTGCGACCCGGTTATCGGGGCAGGGCACTTCCGTACTTCGGTCTGGAAGGGCCTGGAGATCATGGAAGGCCTGCGAGGCCATATGTCAGGTTTGGGTGTGCCAACCTACGTCGTGGACAGCCCACACGGTGGTGGCAAGATTCCTCTTATGCCGAACTACCTCGTCTCGGCCAGCAACGATTCCGTCATTCTTCGCAATTACGAAGGCATGCTGGTTCGTTACCAGGCAGAAGACAAGCCGGCTGAGGAGAATGTCAAAACCCGAACCCGCGGCGTGAGCAAGCTACTGCAAGGCGATCAGACCTTCCTGATTCCCGAAGGCAGCGAGCGCATGGCCCGCCGTCGCAAGATTGCACTCGAGCAGGTCGCAGAGCAGATGAGCTGCAGCGATTCTGATCTTGAGCCGTCGGATGCAATGATGGGTTCCATTCCGGCTTTGCCGATTTCATCTCACGATGAGGGTTCTGACTTTGACAGCAGTGACCTGGAGCCAGTCGTTGATGGGCCGATGAAGGTCAAAGTGTATTAA
- a CDS encoding flagellar basal body P-ring protein FlgI, translated as MDFKPKKSVFTRLYPIISGCLLLAPVFVSNLGCNKEILQLPSREEKLPRMIGSTAAPYGLEPMEVMGYGVVVGLPGTGGNIPQGPARSAALGMLTQQKMEKPTEFLASKEAAVVLVRGKVAPGAKVGDLFDVEVKCLDEDRQTTSLRGGFLLLSSLKDVADVRELSEKGGNPEYRTGFEWAFANGPVMLATGQESDSRKGRVVAGARLKKERPLALLIRSEYSKKADQAMLIGAAIDDRFRVQASGSFAKIADPKDSKYITLRVPDQYRYNIPRYLEVLTRIPYEAGSAEKLMWQKQCSEDLLNPDKCFEAALRMESLGGEVQPYLMRGCKHQNLKVRFASAEALAYLGISAEAADTLAEVARKSPEMRPYALTALSAVQDTACATRLRELMAQDSVETRYGAFVALRTAHPTDLGLKVVNSRESGYAIFEVAPQSKPMLHVSTTGKPEIVFFGKGHSLMAPCSLTAGPELVVTMREGETECTVSLTEVGGKVVKRRCQATVPAVLTQCMQLGASYADVVDFLKQASVGHNLECNLVVDGMPRLIPWTELARAELPVQ; from the coding sequence ATGGATTTCAAACCGAAAAAATCGGTATTTACCAGATTGTATCCCATCATATCTGGCTGCCTGCTCCTGGCACCGGTATTTGTCTCCAACCTCGGATGCAATAAAGAGATTCTGCAGTTACCATCACGGGAAGAGAAACTTCCACGCATGATAGGTTCAACCGCAGCGCCATATGGCCTTGAGCCTATGGAAGTGATGGGTTATGGGGTGGTGGTCGGCTTGCCTGGAACAGGCGGTAATATTCCGCAGGGGCCAGCACGTTCTGCTGCTCTGGGCATGCTGACACAACAGAAAATGGAGAAACCTACCGAGTTCCTTGCATCGAAAGAAGCAGCAGTGGTATTGGTACGTGGCAAAGTTGCGCCAGGCGCCAAGGTGGGTGATTTGTTCGATGTTGAAGTCAAATGTCTCGATGAAGACCGGCAGACAACCAGCCTTCGTGGTGGGTTTCTGCTCCTGAGTTCGTTGAAAGATGTAGCTGACGTTCGTGAACTCTCTGAAAAGGGTGGTAATCCAGAGTATCGAACCGGTTTCGAATGGGCATTTGCCAATGGTCCTGTGATGCTGGCAACCGGGCAGGAAAGTGATAGCAGAAAAGGGCGGGTTGTTGCAGGGGCCAGGCTCAAAAAGGAAAGGCCGCTTGCACTGCTCATTCGCAGTGAATATTCCAAGAAGGCAGACCAGGCCATGTTGATTGGCGCTGCCATTGATGATCGCTTCCGTGTTCAGGCTTCGGGCAGCTTTGCCAAGATTGCAGACCCGAAGGACAGCAAATACATCACCCTGCGTGTTCCGGATCAATATCGGTACAACATTCCGCGATATCTGGAAGTGCTGACACGCATTCCGTACGAGGCTGGTTCAGCAGAGAAACTGATGTGGCAGAAACAGTGCTCGGAAGACCTTCTCAATCCGGATAAATGTTTTGAAGCTGCCTTGCGAATGGAATCGCTTGGTGGAGAGGTGCAGCCCTACTTGATGAGGGGTTGTAAGCATCAGAATCTGAAGGTGAGATTTGCTTCTGCAGAAGCATTAGCTTATCTGGGCATCTCAGCGGAAGCTGCTGATACTCTGGCAGAAGTGGCCCGGAAATCTCCTGAAATGCGTCCCTATGCTCTGACAGCACTTTCAGCAGTACAGGATACGGCCTGTGCAACACGCCTGCGGGAGTTGATGGCTCAGGACAGTGTGGAAACCCGTTACGGTGCGTTTGTAGCTTTGCGAACAGCACATCCAACTGATCTTGGTCTGAAGGTGGTAAATTCACGCGAATCGGGTTACGCCATCTTCGAGGTGGCTCCACAGTCCAAGCCCATGCTGCATGTATCAACGACCGGAAAACCTGAGATCGTTTTCTTTGGCAAAGGACATAGTCTGATGGCTCCCTGCAGCCTGACGGCAGGGCCGGAGCTGGTAGTGACCATGCGAGAAGGCGAAACGGAATGTACCGTGAGCCTGACGGAAGTGGGCGGCAAAGTGGTGAAACGGCGTTGCCAGGCCACAGTGCCAGCCGTGCTGACGCAGTGCATGCAGTTGGGGGCATCGTATGCTGATGTTGTCGACTTCCTCAAGCAGGCATCGGTTGGACACAACCTCGAATGCAACCTGGTGGTGGATGGCATGCCAAGGCTCATTCCGTGGACTGAATTGGCCCGCGCCGAGTTGCCTGTTCAATAG
- a CDS encoding DUF1559 domain-containing protein, whose protein sequence is MLRIAFILLTLGVIGLCSWPSSGQQPAAGESPLRLIPDDSILYVHLKGNAFWNNPAFDEVKKRMPAEKWKKLEKEVFEISEQITTIPRRNFESATIMVDSWDVPQVPGFAMLMQSSVPVDSNRFINSVKKYIALKFPFATVAGNTRNADGVVMEQVANIQGKNLYACLIDPKTPAIGDDETLSKIIKRKNNVALTAFASTSGNAELGIGLQISENLHNQLNALMLMGQAGRNMNPADEATFGLGLSIIKAVIDIKQLNINARLLQDFAFDVRVDANSEQAAVRMERLFGSLALTGEFGLQHLQRLAANESNVEIREFRKFFGSLSEACAQSTIKRDGTKVLMTLHSPGGGKEISLAMASIISRMSLMQNRSLRQSNLRQMAIAMHNYHNDYNRLPSAGYYVGGGGMRPQKDVQNSNSKLGLSWRVAILPYLEQDNLFKQFRTNEPWDSEHNKKLIPMMPKIYSMPGVDAGVGLTYYQVFVAPEKPADPQKQRFAPMFTPGRPLTLGQLTVQDGTSNTIMIAEAAKPVIWTKPDDMEILGDDQPLPKLGSVPDEDDLLVAFGDASVRAIKRSLPNAKEYEKLMRQLIGRRDGMYEDTDPIMVEPSRAEGIGTFKPAEPRFENRK, encoded by the coding sequence ATGCTTCGGATTGCTTTCATATTGCTGACTCTGGGTGTTATTGGCCTGTGTTCCTGGCCATCCTCCGGCCAACAGCCTGCTGCTGGGGAATCGCCACTACGGCTCATTCCAGATGACTCGATTCTCTATGTACACCTCAAGGGTAACGCCTTCTGGAACAATCCTGCCTTCGATGAAGTCAAGAAGCGGATGCCGGCGGAGAAGTGGAAGAAGCTGGAGAAAGAAGTTTTTGAAATCAGCGAACAGATCACCACCATACCCCGTCGCAACTTTGAATCAGCCACCATCATGGTTGATAGCTGGGATGTGCCACAAGTACCCGGCTTCGCTATGCTCATGCAATCGAGTGTGCCGGTGGACAGCAATCGCTTCATTAACAGTGTGAAGAAGTACATAGCACTCAAGTTTCCGTTCGCCACTGTCGCAGGCAATACCCGTAATGCAGATGGCGTAGTCATGGAGCAGGTTGCCAATATCCAAGGCAAGAATTTGTATGCCTGCCTGATTGATCCCAAGACGCCAGCTATCGGCGATGACGAGACGCTAAGCAAGATCATCAAACGCAAGAACAACGTTGCCTTGACAGCCTTTGCCAGTACCTCTGGGAATGCTGAACTGGGCATCGGCCTGCAGATAAGCGAGAACCTGCACAACCAGCTGAATGCTCTGATGCTAATGGGGCAGGCTGGCCGAAACATGAACCCTGCCGACGAAGCTACTTTCGGGTTGGGGCTGAGTATTATCAAAGCAGTGATTGATATCAAACAGTTGAACATCAACGCCAGACTTCTGCAGGATTTCGCATTCGATGTACGTGTCGATGCCAATTCGGAACAGGCAGCAGTTCGGATGGAGCGACTCTTCGGCTCACTCGCTCTCACTGGCGAATTTGGCCTGCAGCATCTTCAGCGGCTGGCAGCGAACGAAAGTAATGTCGAAATTCGCGAGTTCCGCAAATTCTTCGGCTCACTGTCAGAAGCCTGTGCCCAGAGCACCATCAAACGAGATGGTACCAAAGTTTTGATGACACTTCATTCGCCGGGAGGCGGCAAGGAGATTTCACTTGCTATGGCCAGCATTATCTCCCGTATGAGCCTGATGCAGAACCGCAGCCTTCGACAAAGCAACCTCCGCCAGATGGCCATAGCTATGCACAACTACCACAACGATTACAATCGTCTGCCCTCGGCGGGTTACTACGTTGGAGGCGGTGGGATGAGGCCACAGAAGGATGTCCAGAATTCCAATAGCAAACTGGGCCTGTCCTGGCGCGTTGCCATTTTGCCTTACCTCGAACAGGACAATCTCTTCAAGCAATTCCGTACGAATGAACCTTGGGACAGCGAGCACAACAAGAAGCTGATCCCGATGATGCCCAAGATTTACTCCATGCCCGGCGTGGATGCCGGCGTCGGCCTGACCTATTACCAGGTCTTCGTTGCCCCGGAGAAACCTGCTGATCCGCAAAAGCAACGGTTCGCTCCCATGTTCACGCCTGGCAGGCCTCTCACCCTCGGCCAACTCACTGTGCAGGATGGCACCAGCAACACCATCATGATTGCTGAAGCCGCCAAGCCGGTCATCTGGACCAAGCCCGATGACATGGAGATACTGGGCGATGATCAACCGCTTCCCAAGCTGGGCAGTGTTCCCGATGAGGACGATCTGTTGGTGGCGTTCGGCGATGCCAGCGTGCGTGCAATCAAGCGTTCACTTCCCAATGCGAAGGAGTATGAAAAGCTGATGCGGCAACTCATCGGCCGACGCGATGGGATGTATGAAGATACCGATCCCATCATGGTTGAACCAAGCCGGGCGGAGGGGATTGGAACTTTCAAACCGGCGGAGCCACGGTTCGAGAACCGGAAATAA
- the lipA gene encoding lipoyl synthase — protein sequence MANKTIELLDKRTSRTISLKVVDNGVATTRSEPVDRGKPSWLRATLPTGPNYERLKAMSKELGLYTVCQEAHCPNIGECWSHGTMTIMVLGGVCTRSCKFCAVDTGNPQGWLDIDEPKHVGVAISQMGLNYVVMTSVDRDDLPDGGATHFAQCVREIKERDARVKVETLTPDFQGDLGAVETVLASGVDVFAHNIETVRRLTPTVRDHRATYDQTLRVLDHAKKHRPNVLTKSSIMLGLGETEDELRQTMRDLRAVKVDIFTLGQYLRPTQHHLPVDRYVPPADFDKYRDWGIEEGFLEVFSGPMVRSSYRAEKVFMEGNSKRS from the coding sequence ATGGCCAACAAAACCATCGAACTTCTCGACAAACGCACCAGCCGCACGATTTCTCTCAAAGTCGTCGATAACGGCGTAGCCACCACGCGAAGTGAACCCGTTGATCGAGGCAAACCCAGCTGGTTGCGTGCTACCCTGCCCACTGGTCCCAATTACGAACGGCTCAAGGCCATGAGCAAAGAGTTGGGACTTTACACCGTTTGCCAGGAAGCTCACTGCCCCAATATCGGCGAATGCTGGAGCCACGGCACCATGACCATCATGGTACTGGGCGGGGTCTGCACACGCTCCTGCAAGTTCTGTGCAGTCGATACTGGCAACCCACAAGGCTGGCTCGATATTGATGAACCGAAACATGTCGGCGTTGCTATCTCGCAAATGGGTTTGAACTACGTCGTCATGACATCCGTTGACCGCGATGATCTGCCCGATGGCGGTGCTACCCATTTCGCTCAGTGCGTACGCGAGATCAAAGAGCGCGATGCACGGGTGAAGGTAGAAACCCTGACACCCGACTTTCAGGGCGATCTGGGTGCCGTTGAAACGGTACTCGCTTCAGGTGTTGACGTTTTCGCACACAACATCGAAACCGTTCGTCGTTTAACTCCGACGGTACGCGATCATCGTGCCACTTATGATCAAACGCTCAGAGTGCTGGATCACGCAAAAAAACATCGACCTAACGTGTTGACCAAAAGCTCCATTATGCTCGGCCTGGGCGAAACGGAAGACGAACTCAGACAAACAATGCGTGACCTGCGAGCCGTTAAGGTTGATATCTTCACACTTGGACAGTACCTGCGACCGACGCAGCATCACCTGCCTGTTGATCGCTATGTACCCCCTGCTGATTTCGATAAGTACCGTGACTGGGGAATCGAAGAAGGCTTCCTCGAAGTCTTCTCCGGCCCGATGGTACGCAGCTCCTACCGTGCGGAAAAGGTGTTTATGGAAGGCAATTCTAAACGATCCTGA
- a CDS encoding VWA domain-containing protein, whose product MLRVFALLTYCVMVFQPQGTAGAHEPVQKHVDLVLCLDTSNSMDGLIDSAKRKLWDIVNNFGKAKPLPKLRVALYSYGNDTYSRSTGWVRQETGLTTDLDKVSEKLFGLRTQGGTEYVGRVSQAALNQLEWSKEPGSLKIMFVCGNEPADQDPEVKLAGLAESAVRQNVIINTIYCGPRNHSEAQGWKYLAERAEGKFSAIEQDSASMVIAAPQDKKLAELSSKLNTTYVFYGSSAPARMANQSAQDTNVLSLGGAGGASASAERAIAKAGANYRMTEADLVDRYQADPKLDFSKLPENELSDEFKKLNPAERKAHVERQMKMREEIKREINQLSKARAEFLKLEEQKQSRQSGNTLDEALRSVIREQSARQGIEIPK is encoded by the coding sequence ATGTTGCGAGTATTTGCACTGTTGACATATTGTGTCATGGTATTTCAACCACAGGGAACTGCAGGGGCACACGAACCTGTGCAGAAGCATGTAGATCTGGTTCTCTGTCTGGACACTTCCAACAGCATGGATGGCTTGATTGATTCAGCCAAGCGGAAACTCTGGGATATTGTCAATAACTTTGGCAAAGCCAAGCCTCTACCGAAACTGCGCGTGGCACTCTACAGTTACGGCAACGATACCTACTCACGCTCAACTGGGTGGGTCAGGCAGGAAACAGGTTTAACTACCGATCTTGATAAAGTATCGGAAAAGCTATTCGGCTTGCGCACGCAAGGCGGCACGGAATATGTCGGAAGGGTCAGCCAGGCTGCGTTGAACCAGCTTGAATGGTCCAAAGAACCTGGTTCGCTCAAAATCATGTTTGTATGCGGCAATGAGCCTGCTGATCAGGATCCTGAAGTGAAGTTGGCAGGCCTCGCTGAATCAGCAGTCAGGCAGAATGTGATCATCAATACGATTTACTGCGGCCCAAGAAACCATTCCGAGGCACAAGGCTGGAAATATCTGGCTGAACGTGCTGAAGGTAAGTTTTCAGCTATAGAGCAGGACAGCGCCAGTATGGTTATTGCTGCTCCGCAGGATAAGAAGCTTGCTGAACTGAGTTCCAAGCTGAATACTACTTATGTATTCTATGGCAGTTCTGCACCTGCCAGAATGGCTAATCAATCTGCGCAGGATACCAATGTACTGTCCTTGGGTGGAGCTGGTGGCGCGAGTGCATCGGCGGAGCGTGCGATTGCCAAGGCAGGCGCCAACTATCGCATGACCGAAGCAGACCTCGTCGATCGATATCAGGCTGATCCCAAACTGGATTTCAGCAAGCTGCCGGAGAATGAGTTGTCTGACGAATTCAAGAAGCTTAATCCTGCTGAACGAAAAGCTCACGTTGAAAGGCAGATGAAGATGCGGGAAGAGATCAAACGTGAAATCAATCAACTGAGTAAAGCGCGTGCCGAGTTCCTGAAATTGGAAGAGCAAAAGCAGAGCAGGCAGAGTGGGAACACTCTGGATGAGGCGCTGAGAAGTGTGATTCGAGAGCAGTCTGCTCGCCAAGGCATCGAGATACCGAAATAA
- the smc gene encoding chromosome segregation protein SMC, with protein sequence MLKQLELIGFKSFAERTIFEFGAGITAVVGPNGSGKSNVVDAVRWIMGEQSAKSLRGGGMTDVIFNGSATRKSLGLAEVSLTLDNSKRFFNVDADEVQITRRVYRDGTGEYLINKQMTRLKDIKEMFLGSGAGNDAYCIIAQGRVDALLQASSQERRFILEEAAGISRFRVKKLETLKKLEQVELNILRVKDIQDELTKQLQSVRLQASKAEKFRDYSNELKRLRVDLALQDWHQDSQLWNTASQELTGLKQQLEEQSRQSSLQEQQLAELEALLTQTEETIRRREASLSEWREKLTACDLTVKHEASTLETCEQSLSQFHEKEGNLLRQLERLQQQRETLSALYEKDAARQTELGDDVAKHEKDLDSLVKLLASLKQKMQEGKTILYEKLQTAARAHNEQVSLKSQLESLQQHRRRVNQKHSQTKESLSALDVDLQALLAAEKDGNSRIDALRNQLTLQRQNKEQAGLLLESQTAQWTSMRERRSALVSRIQVLEHLEQSREGIGSSVKQILDLASQENPGLWSNVLGIVADIILVDREHARLVDAILKDRIQAIVVREEASLLQALSELSEPLPGRWQYIALNRLQQQRTASPLHGVETLSSFAGSSQPDAAGLVEHLLSSTCVVDSLEQARQWSQHYPGYSWITPQAEYLDEQGIVSLGPDREETGFLSRKSELRELHQQVIELDSSIQEAEMEIASLRANLVRYSTQEEQTEQALQVQSEEAASLRARLQQKELQGKELQEEVRISQHELHTLEEELSRLTHSEKQAQDLAQQAEQAAQLLQQELQQAEEQASEMEVQRQKDQEHLMTVSLQAARLQQGLEALMEKIQLHEQESLRRQNELVELRNHHEELLNRKAASEKLITETKTQLETGQFEKQRLEHELAEAVEAGQQYRQKTASIREQTHQIRQAWQQLVDNIHSREMRCGELKLKLDGLSSRLLEEHEVNLQEAYQEYQPPETLLDSQEVQTQINELRRKISRLGNVSMDSLHELQSLEVRAKDLQVQLDDLTQAKASLDEIIQKINADSRKMFKETYEAVRVHFQELFRKLFGGGMADITLENPDDLLETGVEIAARPPGKEMRNMSLLSGGEKTLTAVALLLAIFKNKPSPFCIMDEVDAALDEANVGRFASVLREFLHLSQFILITHSKKTMASADVLYGVTMQEAGVSKRVAMRLEEYEEPAQRLAA encoded by the coding sequence ATGCTCAAGCAACTGGAATTGATCGGCTTCAAGAGTTTTGCCGAACGCACCATCTTTGAATTTGGTGCGGGCATTACTGCGGTAGTTGGCCCTAATGGTAGTGGCAAGAGTAACGTCGTTGATGCTGTTCGCTGGATCATGGGAGAACAGTCAGCCAAGAGCCTGCGTGGCGGTGGTATGACCGATGTCATCTTCAATGGTTCTGCCACGCGTAAATCGTTAGGTCTGGCTGAGGTGTCGCTGACTCTGGATAACAGCAAACGATTTTTCAATGTTGATGCAGACGAAGTGCAGATTACCCGCCGGGTTTATCGCGACGGCACTGGCGAGTATCTGATCAACAAGCAGATGACCCGGCTGAAAGACATCAAGGAAATGTTCCTTGGCAGCGGGGCAGGGAACGATGCGTATTGCATCATTGCCCAAGGACGAGTTGATGCATTGTTGCAGGCATCCTCACAGGAACGGCGATTCATCCTGGAAGAGGCAGCGGGGATCAGTCGGTTTCGAGTCAAGAAACTTGAAACACTCAAGAAGCTGGAACAGGTTGAATTGAATATTCTGCGAGTGAAGGATATTCAGGATGAACTCACCAAGCAGCTTCAATCGGTACGGTTGCAGGCCTCCAAGGCTGAAAAGTTTCGTGATTACAGCAATGAACTGAAGCGATTACGGGTTGACCTGGCACTGCAGGATTGGCATCAGGATTCACAACTCTGGAATACTGCTTCACAGGAATTGACTGGACTGAAGCAGCAACTCGAAGAGCAATCAAGGCAATCCAGCCTGCAGGAACAGCAATTGGCAGAACTGGAAGCGCTGCTGACACAGACGGAGGAAACCATCCGTCGTCGCGAAGCGTCCCTCAGTGAATGGCGGGAAAAGCTGACCGCATGTGATTTGACAGTGAAGCACGAAGCATCGACACTGGAGACGTGTGAACAGTCACTGTCACAGTTTCACGAGAAGGAAGGCAATCTGCTTCGCCAGTTGGAACGGCTTCAGCAGCAGAGAGAAACTCTAAGTGCGCTGTATGAAAAAGATGCAGCCCGGCAAACGGAATTAGGAGATGATGTTGCCAAGCATGAAAAAGATCTAGATAGCCTGGTGAAGTTGCTGGCTTCGCTGAAGCAAAAGATGCAGGAAGGCAAGACGATACTTTACGAGAAGTTGCAGACAGCAGCCCGTGCCCACAACGAACAGGTCAGCCTGAAGTCTCAACTGGAAAGCTTGCAGCAGCATCGAAGGCGAGTCAATCAGAAGCACTCGCAGACCAAAGAAAGTCTGTCTGCTCTCGATGTTGATCTTCAGGCCCTTCTGGCTGCGGAGAAAGACGGAAACAGCCGGATTGATGCGCTGCGGAATCAGTTGACTTTACAGAGGCAAAACAAGGAACAGGCCGGGCTGCTTCTGGAATCGCAGACGGCGCAATGGACCAGCATGCGTGAACGCCGCAGTGCACTAGTAAGCCGCATTCAGGTACTGGAACACCTGGAGCAAAGCCGGGAGGGCATTGGTTCATCCGTCAAGCAGATTCTGGACCTGGCTTCTCAGGAGAATCCAGGTCTCTGGTCGAATGTTCTGGGAATTGTTGCAGACATCATCCTGGTAGATCGAGAACATGCCCGGCTGGTGGATGCCATTCTGAAAGACCGCATTCAGGCAATCGTCGTCAGGGAGGAAGCAAGTTTGCTGCAGGCACTCAGCGAGTTATCAGAGCCGTTGCCTGGCCGCTGGCAATACATTGCACTGAATCGCTTGCAACAACAGCGAACGGCATCGCCCCTTCACGGCGTCGAGACGCTTTCTTCTTTTGCCGGATCATCACAGCCCGATGCAGCAGGGCTGGTAGAGCATCTGCTTTCATCAACCTGTGTTGTCGATTCGCTCGAGCAGGCCAGGCAATGGTCGCAGCATTACCCGGGATATTCCTGGATCACTCCGCAAGCAGAATATCTGGATGAACAAGGCATTGTCAGCCTGGGGCCTGACCGGGAAGAAACAGGATTTCTGTCACGAAAATCGGAGTTGCGTGAACTGCATCAGCAGGTGATCGAACTGGACAGTTCTATCCAGGAAGCTGAAATGGAAATTGCTTCGCTGCGTGCCAACCTGGTGCGATACAGCACTCAGGAAGAGCAGACGGAGCAGGCACTGCAGGTGCAATCGGAAGAAGCGGCGTCGCTACGTGCCCGACTCCAACAGAAGGAACTGCAAGGCAAAGAACTGCAGGAAGAGGTAAGAATCAGTCAGCATGAGCTGCACACTCTGGAAGAAGAACTGTCCCGCTTGACGCACAGTGAGAAACAGGCACAAGACTTGGCGCAACAGGCGGAGCAGGCTGCCCAACTATTGCAGCAGGAATTGCAGCAGGCGGAAGAGCAGGCATCGGAAATGGAAGTGCAGCGGCAGAAAGATCAGGAACACCTGATGACGGTGTCGCTGCAGGCAGCCAGGCTGCAGCAGGGGCTTGAAGCTCTCATGGAGAAGATTCAACTGCACGAGCAGGAATCACTACGTCGTCAGAATGAACTCGTTGAACTGCGGAATCATCACGAGGAACTACTGAACAGGAAGGCTGCCAGCGAAAAGCTGATTACAGAAACTAAGACGCAACTGGAAACCGGCCAGTTTGAGAAGCAGCGGTTGGAACATGAATTAGCAGAAGCAGTGGAAGCGGGTCAGCAATATCGTCAGAAAACGGCCAGCATTCGTGAACAGACTCACCAGATTCGTCAGGCGTGGCAGCAACTAGTGGATAATATCCATTCACGAGAGATGCGCTGTGGTGAATTGAAACTGAAGCTTGACGGGTTATCTTCCCGATTGCTAGAGGAGCATGAAGTCAACCTGCAAGAAGCCTATCAGGAGTATCAGCCTCCTGAAACGCTGTTAGACTCGCAGGAAGTGCAAACGCAGATCAATGAACTGAGGCGTAAGATCAGCCGATTGGGCAACGTCAGTATGGATTCGCTGCATGAACTGCAAAGCCTGGAAGTGCGGGCGAAGGACCTCCAGGTTCAACTCGACGATCTGACCCAGGCCAAAGCATCGCTGGATGAGATCATTCAAAAAATCAATGCTGACAGCAGAAAGATGTTTAAGGAAACCTATGAAGCAGTAAGAGTTCACTTTCAGGAGTTGTTCCGCAAACTCTTTGGCGGAGGCATGGCAGATATTACGCTGGAAAATCCGGATGATCTGCTGGAAACCGGTGTGGAGATTGCTGCCAGGCCGCCTGGCAAGGAGATGCGGAACATGTCGCTGCTCAGTGGCGGCGAAAAAACGCTGACCGCTGTTGCATTGCTGTTAGCCATTTTCAAGAACAAGCCCAGCCCGTTCTGCATCATGGACGAAGTCGATGCAGCCCTTGATGAAGCCAATGTCGGTCGGTTCGCCTCTGTCCTGCGAGAATTTCTGCATCTGAGTCAATTCATTCTGATTACTCATTCGAAGAAAACGATGGCCTCCGCAGATGTTCTGTATGGTGTTACCATGCAGGAAGCGGGTGTCTCCAAACGAGTTGCCATGCGTCTGGAAGAATACGAAGAACCAGCACAGCGGCTCGCTGCTTGA